The region aaaattcagcattatcttcatctttagTATGGACTCCTATTCTTTCACCAGCATCAGATAAACTTATTTACTATAATCAAGATCTAGGTGTTTTCTGCGACCAATTACCTTTGGTGTCATTCAATCAGGCTGGCACTTTAAAAACTGATCCTCcatcatttaatgataCCCTAGGTCTACCTCAGAATAGCTCTTCCACTAATACTAACTCTGACAATCCAAATAGCAACAATACATTAACCAGGCCTACTAATATTTTGCCTACCACATCCAAGAAACAACCtatattatcatctttTTTACGAAGCGGAAACAAAAATACTGCTGTAGCTGGAAACAACTCTGGATCTGGATCTTCTACATCCTCTAGTGCTCCTCAACGTATAATGTCCTGTTCAATAATCACACAAAGTGGGGAAGAAAACCAAAATACACAAGTACTACCAAAAGACCTTTTTTACTTCCATTCGTCGGATATTGTTACATGGACAGCCTTGCGtgattcttcaattttttattgtaaAAAGTCATGGCTTCTGTTTTCTCAAAATAACCccaaagaatttttcaaagcattatctaaattatcaaCATACGCAACATATATTCACCTAGCTTCccattactattattataattcttACCCATCGCATCCCACTCTTAAGCTAGATATCAAACGACatctaaagaaaattatcttATTACTCTCCAAAATaacaatttcttcttctctttttttcaattctgaTTTGTTTCAAGATCCTTTCATTAGTAGTTTATCAGATCGGATAGATACCGACTTTAAGAACTTACAAACAATTATCAGTTCAATTTATCATATCATTAGATCTAACACAACATTTACTAATCCAAACTCTCCTTTAACTGAAAATACTGATATTTTACCACAAATATATCCcagatttttcaaaaattcatttaatggTGGCTCATGGTCAAATCCATTTGTTTCTACTAATGAACCTAATATGCATAGCATTACAAGCAGTCTTTCTACAAACAATACAATTCCAACTGATTCATCATCtgaaatgaaaaacaatAGGATGAAAGTATTGCTGTCATCATTTGCTTCTCCTTCAAAAAAGTTGTTTTTGATgcaaaataagaatattacTAGATTAAGAAGACCTCTAAAGGTAGATCACTATCCTCTAAATCTCGAGACACTTCgtttattacaaaattgTTCTGATAGAATTTCCTTAACCCTAAGTAAATATAATAGTTCACGCCAAAATTCCTTTAAAGGCCCAACttctaaaagaaaaaatttagaaattacCTCGACCATTTATGATGAGATTACAtctaatattcaaatattagacatattagaaaatgttGATTTGTCtgtttttgttattattaaaagactGATAAATAAACAGGAATTTTCTGCTTCAGAAAAAGCAGAATTTTCTAACTTAGATCTCGAGACTGAGGATTTCTTAAAACATTACATGGCATCAATTTCACCAATACTGACAGATTTCTTTGATTCAAAGCAAGCGTTAcatgatatttttactCGTTTAATCCTGACATCTCAATCTCTCTCCTTAAGCGATCCATTTGTTTTTAAGTCTATGAAACGTGATGATTTTCCAGATCCTATTAGCATTCATCCATCTGAGGATACTATACCTTCATTACCTCAAAGTTTAATACCCAAATATGAAAGAAGTTCATGGCGATTGTATGATTACTTAAAGTTACAAGACGTTGAAATTAATGACATTAGCTTTTTTAACACCTCATCAGAAATAAAGTACACATTTGAACGGTATTTGGAGTTAGTGAATATTTCATGTATTATTATCGAACAACTTATTGAAGAAAGAGAAAACTTACTAAATTATCTAGCAagaatgatgaaaaataatatcataaCAGAGATATTAAGGAACGAAGAACAACTTCAATTAAACATTACTACTGTAtgtgaagaagaaaaacaagaatataataataacaaaagTAAGAAgactaataatactaagATTGATGTTTCTAGTGCTTCTAACAGTAACGAAGATAGCCAGTTGAaatatgaagaaaataacaaatatGCTTTACGAGAAATGAATATGCCATGGTTTCTACGTTCGGATCATATAactgaattagaattatatcaaaatggaaaaattaGAGGTGGTACAAAGGATGCacttattgaatttttaacatCACATCATGGCATAGATGATGAATTcgttcaaatatttttattaactttTCGTAGTATGCTAACCACGatggaatttttttacaCATTAATTTATCGTTATAATTTATCCCCACCTGAAGGTCTAACATATgaagaatataatatatggatggaacaaaaattaacacctatcaaaaaaaatgttataCATATTAtgcttctttttctttcaaaatattggaCTCCTACTTATTTTGAAACAGGCATTTCTGCATTgttaaattttgtaaacTTTGCAATTTCTGAATCTATACCTGAATCCCGGGAGTTATTAAAACTCATTAAAACCATCATAATGAAAAGAAAGTTGCAGGAAAaaccaaataattcatctgAAAATTCATCTAGGTCATCCTTTGATTCTTGTGTGCCATCTGATTCGGGCAAGGCTTCAATCACCACAATTAATAGTAGAGTTCATAATGAAAAGTCATTATCGATAGACAGTGCTATTAAAGAAAAGCTAGAACCTGGTGCTCATGCAAACACTACCACACTTTTCAGgcttaaaaaaatcaaattattggaTGTTGATCCGTATCTTTATGCTACACAAATAACTATTATTGaacaagaattattcttaAAGATCACACCTTTTGAATGTTTAGATAGAATATGGAACAACAAATTTGGATCTCT is a window of Henningerozyma blattae CBS 6284 chromosome 5, complete genome DNA encoding:
- the TBLA0E01560 gene encoding uncharacterized protein (similar to Saccharomyces cerevisiae SDC25 (Scer_YGOB_SDC25) and CDC25 (YLR310C); ancestral locus Anc_4.45), with protein sequence MSTTQLRPIDIVVVIHNFTPTSSNMLPLQSGSIIYVIEKNSNGWWDGVQLVAGTQSGSFSPKSGSTQKIIRGWFPANYTKPIPKTSRRKSTSTNKIYSSHNSLRSSSVSISQNKQNTPAKRAEDSIRRDDFLDPKSYSISHSVSNSNSDKSKTITINKAIPPSPTNEKIYSLEAIKQLISEKNSALSSSLVWTPILSPASDKLIYYNQDLGVFCDQLPLVSFNQAGTLKTDPPSFNDTLGLPQNSSSTNTNSDNPNSNNTLTRPTNILPTTSKKQPILSSFLRSGNKNTAVAGNNSGSGSSTSSSAPQRIMSCSIITQSGEENQNTQVLPKDLFYFHSSDIVTWTALRDSSIFYCKKSWLLFSQNNPKEFFKALSKLSTYATYIHLASHYYYYNSYPSHPTLKLDIKRHLKKIILLLSKITISSSLFFNSDLFQDPFISSLSDRIDTDFKNLQTIISSIYHIIRSNTTFTNPNSPLTENTDILPQIYPRFFKNSFNGGSWSNPFVSTNEPNMHSITSSLSTNNTIPTDSSSEMKNNRMKVLLSSFASPSKKLFLMQNKNITRLRRPLKVDHYPLNLETLRLLQNCSDRISLTLSKYNSSRQNSFKGPTSKRKNLEITSTIYDEITSNIQILDILENVDLSVFVIIKRLINKQEFSASEKAEFSNLDLETEDFLKHYMASISPILTDFFDSKQALHDIFTRLILTSQSLSLSDPFVFKSMKRDDFPDPISIHPSEDTIPSLPQSLIPKYERSSWRLYDYLKLQDVEINDISFFNTSSEIKYTFERYLELVNISCIIIEQLIEERENLLNYLARMMKNNIITEILRNEEQLQLNITTVCEEEKQEYNNNKSKKTNNTKIDVSSASNSNEDSQLKYEENNKYALREMNMPWFLRSDHITELELYQNGKIRGGTKDALIEFLTSHHGIDDEFVQIFLLTFRSMLTTMEFFYTLIYRYNLSPPEGLTYEEYNIWMEQKLTPIKKNVIHIMLLFLSKYWTPTYFETGISALLNFVNFAISESIPESRELLKLIKTIIMKRKLQEKPNNSSENSSRSSFDSCVPSDSGKASITTINSRVHNEKSLSIDSAIKEKLEPGAHANTTTLFRLKKIKLLDVDPYLYATQITIIEQELFLKITPFECLDRIWNNKFGSLGGSEHITNFIANSNLLTNYVSYSIVSTHDIKKRGRIIQFFVTVAQFCRELKNFSSMTAIISALYSSPIFRLKKTWDIIPQYVRDSLASLNRLMDSTKNFINYRKLLQSVSNVPCIPFFGVFLSDLTFTFAGNPLYLHHGTTVINFCKRARIANILLSIQKFQELAYDLKKSIDITSYIESSMLDIPHIDKQYELSLEIEPREKTTSKVEPNEKVSRHHTNNTSSERNGTILRFGRKKQTSRLFSKVE